One window of the Actinomycetota bacterium genome contains the following:
- a CDS encoding HDIG domain-containing protein yields MDRFLDQVSIRGVVARLGLKRLGVGALLIAMSLPPLIVRVHPVQFMQEFSLEMALRYLPLAVLFCLSVLAGAAFIWRYERKTWGSIRDLLIVSTLIIGMLWTTRAVMWLHPDTPLYLLPIPLGALLATWLLSSNLGLLVAVVTSLNATLMGVSTDVGAVGVLIWAITGAVAASMISERRATLSVGALLVLSGAIVAFAATLGLQQPLSAALDSARWGAVGGFLSAILGYGLLPFFENVFRVTTDVRLLELTSSSHPLLRRLMQEAPGTYSHSIITGNLAEAGAEATGARALLARAGAYYHDVGKLRRPGFFAENQGGEGNPHDSRLPSLSALIITAHVREGVELAREHSLPQEVIDIIRQHHGTSLVSYFYSKAAEGNTPVYEADFRYDGDAPHSREAALVMLADCAEASVRALRKPTAIRVENAVRRVIENKVADGQLTNSTLTLADIE; encoded by the coding sequence ATGGACAGATTTTTAGATCAGGTATCAATTCGCGGTGTTGTGGCGCGTCTCGGGCTAAAACGCCTTGGGGTGGGAGCGCTTTTGATAGCGATGTCACTTCCGCCGCTGATTGTACGCGTGCATCCCGTCCAGTTCATGCAGGAATTTTCACTTGAGATGGCGCTTCGGTATCTGCCGCTGGCCGTCCTCTTTTGTTTGTCGGTGTTGGCGGGAGCCGCCTTTATCTGGCGCTACGAGCGCAAGACATGGGGCTCGATCCGCGACCTGCTCATCGTGTCTACTCTGATCATCGGGATGCTTTGGACAACCAGGGCCGTAATGTGGCTGCATCCCGACACGCCACTTTACCTTTTGCCGATTCCACTGGGCGCGCTACTTGCAACGTGGTTGCTCTCATCCAATTTAGGACTTCTTGTAGCCGTTGTGACTTCACTCAATGCGACGCTTATGGGTGTATCTACCGACGTAGGCGCCGTCGGGGTGTTGATCTGGGCGATCACTGGCGCTGTTGCGGCATCGATGATTTCTGAGCGCCGAGCGACTCTCAGCGTTGGTGCGCTTCTCGTTTTATCCGGAGCGATAGTTGCGTTTGCGGCAACATTGGGCTTGCAACAGCCACTCTCGGCAGCTCTCGATAGTGCTCGATGGGGCGCTGTAGGCGGTTTTCTTTCGGCAATTCTCGGTTATGGACTGTTACCATTTTTCGAGAACGTTTTTCGTGTGACAACGGATGTTCGCTTACTTGAGCTGACAAGCTCCTCCCATCCATTGCTGCGAAGATTGATGCAGGAGGCGCCGGGTACGTACAGCCACTCCATCATCACAGGTAACCTTGCCGAGGCAGGCGCGGAAGCCACCGGCGCCAGGGCTTTGCTCGCCCGCGCGGGAGCTTACTACCATGATGTCGGGAAGTTGAGGCGGCCTGGTTTTTTCGCCGAGAACCAAGGGGGAGAAGGCAACCCACACGATTCGAGGCTGCCGTCACTTTCCGCCCTTATCATCACCGCTCATGTTCGTGAGGGGGTTGAGCTGGCCAGGGAGCATTCTTTACCCCAAGAGGTCATCGACATCATTCGCCAGCATCACGGGACTTCACTCGTAAGCTACTTCTACTCGAAGGCCGCCGAGGGGAATACTCCGGTGTATGAAGCTGATTTCCGCTACGACGGAGATGCGCCTCACTCCAGGGAGGCCGCACTGGTGATGCTTGCGGATTGCGCTGAAGCTTCGGTCAGGGCGCTCAGGAAGCCTACGGCGATCAGGGTTGAGAACGCCGTGAGAAGGGTGATCGAGAATAAGGTTGCAGATGGGCAGCTGACTAACTCAACACTTACGCTGGCAGACATTGAG
- a CDS encoding PhoH family protein, producing MIDVQTQKIASRPIEITEGESLVEPTQISIVVPPELHMLDLLGEGDDLLRLIEDSFESDVSVRGNQINVSGSAVETQAISILLTELIGLIEGGERLTRDTVERVINMVREGKCHPSTVLSDVVLTHKGKSIRPKTIGQKLYVDAIRSNTITFGIGPAGTGKTYLAMAMAVDSLRRREVGRIILTRPAVEAGESLGYLPGTLFEKVDPYLRPLYDALFDMMDSDKSQQLMDKGIIEVAPLAFMRGRTLNDSFIILDEAQNTTPEQMKMVLTRLGFGSKMVVTGDVTQVDLPKGASGLKRVVEILGSVDDVKFVTLDARDVIRHRLVQRIVSAYHVYEEAQANRQNG from the coding sequence ATGATCGATGTGCAAACACAAAAGATTGCAAGCAGACCCATCGAAATCACGGAAGGTGAATCTTTGGTTGAGCCTACGCAGATATCGATAGTTGTTCCTCCGGAGCTGCATATGCTCGATCTTCTCGGCGAAGGAGATGATTTGCTTCGGCTGATAGAGGACAGTTTCGAGTCGGATGTCAGTGTCAGAGGCAATCAGATCAACGTGTCGGGCAGCGCCGTGGAGACCCAAGCGATCTCGATATTGCTAACCGAGCTGATCGGCCTTATTGAAGGTGGCGAGCGCTTGACCAGGGATACGGTCGAGCGGGTAATCAATATGGTACGCGAGGGTAAATGCCACCCTTCGACTGTGCTCTCCGATGTTGTGCTGACTCACAAGGGCAAGTCGATTCGGCCCAAGACGATCGGCCAGAAGCTCTATGTGGACGCTATCCGATCCAACACTATTACTTTCGGAATTGGTCCGGCCGGAACCGGCAAGACATATCTGGCGATGGCAATGGCTGTCGACTCGCTGAGAAGACGTGAGGTTGGAAGGATCATCCTGACCCGGCCGGCGGTCGAAGCGGGCGAATCTTTAGGGTATCTGCCCGGGACGCTTTTCGAGAAGGTCGATCCTTACCTCAGGCCGCTTTATGATGCCCTTTTTGACATGATGGACTCGGACAAATCCCAGCAACTCATGGATAAAGGAATTATCGAGGTCGCTCCGCTGGCATTTATGCGCGGCCGAACATTGAACGACAGTTTCATAATCCTGGATGAGGCGCAGAACACTACCCCCGAGCAGATGAAGATGGTTCTCACTAGGTTGGGCTTTGGCTCCAAGATGGTTGTTACCGGCGACGTGACACAGGTTGATCTGCCGAAAGGCGCCTCGGGACTAAAGCGTGTTGTAGAGATTCTCGGCAGTGTGGATGATGTTAAATTTGTTACGCTGGATGCTCGCGATGTGATCAGGCATCGCCTGGTGCAGCGAATCGTCAGTGCTTATCATGTATACGAGGAGGCTCAGGCCAACCGCCAAAATGGCTAG
- the mtaB gene encoding tRNA (N(6)-L-threonylcarbamoyladenosine(37)-C(2))-methylthiotransferase MtaB, producing the protein MSSRAPDSGGVYIKTLGCKVNQTESTAIRSQLAGLGVKLTDESEAGVIILDTCTVTAEADRKARKYLRRAHGMSASPAVVVTGCMAVLDDGRLSNLGDRVEVLADKTKVAERVIEILAERGHDLGEPVGNLALPRTRAMLKVQDGCDAGCAYCIVPFARGAPRSSPLAEIIASAEKLVALGAPEIVLTGINLGRYSDSGADIATLVREVSRTGVARVRLSSIEPVDITERLLEVMASTPSVCRQLHVPLQSGSDRVLAAMGRSYTTAEYRRLVDLARGAISGLAVTTDLICGFPTETEGEARETIEYCMEIGFSGMHVFRFSPRHETTAAKMAGRVDPRVISERAGRVRRLAEELHSHFLAAKIGSVEEVLVESAVNDSAYEGTTSDYAKVRFDDGVDVGSGDLVSVKIEALVSGVLKGADVAKISR; encoded by the coding sequence ATGAGCAGCCGCGCGCCTGATTCAGGCGGTGTATACATAAAGACGCTCGGTTGCAAGGTCAATCAGACCGAGTCTACGGCGATTCGCTCGCAGCTGGCCGGTCTTGGCGTCAAGCTGACCGATGAGTCGGAAGCGGGGGTGATTATCCTCGATACATGCACCGTGACCGCCGAGGCCGACCGTAAGGCGCGCAAGTATCTGCGGCGCGCACACGGCATGAGCGCATCTCCTGCTGTTGTGGTTACCGGCTGCATGGCTGTGCTCGACGACGGCCGGCTATCTAATCTTGGCGACAGGGTCGAAGTGCTCGCCGACAAGACAAAGGTCGCCGAAAGAGTCATCGAGATTCTCGCTGAGCGAGGGCACGACCTCGGCGAGCCCGTTGGCAACCTTGCACTCCCGCGGACTCGCGCAATGCTGAAGGTTCAGGATGGCTGTGATGCGGGCTGCGCTTACTGCATTGTGCCTTTCGCGAGGGGAGCGCCTCGCTCGTCGCCGCTTGCAGAAATTATAGCCTCCGCCGAGAAACTCGTGGCCCTCGGAGCACCAGAGATCGTGCTTACCGGGATCAACCTCGGAAGGTACAGCGACTCTGGCGCTGATATCGCGACTCTGGTTCGCGAGGTATCGCGCACCGGCGTAGCGCGAGTGCGTCTTTCGAGCATCGAGCCGGTCGACATTACCGAACGACTATTAGAGGTGATGGCATCCACGCCATCGGTCTGCCGCCAACTGCACGTGCCGTTGCAGTCGGGCTCGGATCGCGTACTCGCCGCGATGGGTAGAAGCTATACGACCGCCGAGTACCGCCGTCTTGTCGATCTTGCGCGAGGAGCGATTTCGGGATTGGCGGTGACAACCGACTTGATTTGCGGGTTTCCAACCGAGACAGAGGGCGAGGCCAGGGAGACGATCGAGTATTGCATGGAGATCGGGTTTTCAGGGATGCATGTTTTCAGGTTCTCTCCTCGGCACGAAACGACCGCCGCGAAGATGGCTGGCCGAGTTGATCCGAGAGTCATAAGTGAACGAGCGGGCAGGGTTCGCCGATTGGCAGAGGAGTTGCACTCACACTTTCTTGCCGCCAAGATTGGATCGGTTGAGGAAGTGCTTGTGGAGAGCGCTGTGAACGACTCGGCTTACGAGGGGACGACTTCCGATTACGCCAAAGTTCGCTTTGATGATGGCGTGGATGTCGGCTCGGGGGATCTTGTGTCAGTAAAGATTGAAGCGCTTGTCTCTGGCGTGCTAAAGGGAGCCGATGTTGCTAAGATTAGTAGATGA
- a CDS encoding 16S rRNA (uracil(1498)-N(3))-methyltransferase translates to MSVPRFFTRDYFGQLCIGDSVEVQLAETDAHHAARVLRLSADDMAEAVDPDGKVLLIRLSAAPVNSLCGFAVQIAEPRLWPRVALFQGMAKGDKTDLVVEKAVEIGVSVLVPVLFSRSVVTLDSQRRFARGERLRRVALAAAKQSKRNFVPQVHDPVDFTSALALLAEYNAVLLAREGVDALPGAGDALASTGPQSPSNVAVVVGPEGGFAREEVEALAGIGAVEFTLGDMVLRTETAGIVSVSLVLYSLGALGGRSK, encoded by the coding sequence ATGAGCGTACCGCGTTTCTTTACCCGTGATTATTTCGGGCAGCTTTGCATCGGAGATTCCGTCGAGGTCCAGCTTGCCGAGACAGACGCACATCACGCTGCACGCGTGTTGCGCTTGTCGGCGGATGATATGGCCGAAGCGGTGGATCCAGACGGGAAAGTCCTGCTTATTCGGCTCAGCGCAGCTCCCGTAAACTCGCTTTGCGGTTTTGCTGTCCAGATAGCAGAACCCAGGTTGTGGCCGAGAGTCGCTCTGTTTCAAGGTATGGCTAAGGGGGACAAAACCGACCTTGTGGTGGAAAAAGCCGTCGAGATCGGGGTGAGTGTTTTGGTCCCGGTGCTATTTAGCAGATCGGTGGTGACGCTGGACTCGCAGCGGCGTTTTGCGCGTGGGGAGAGACTTCGGCGTGTCGCGCTCGCTGCCGCCAAGCAATCAAAACGCAACTTCGTTCCGCAGGTGCACGATCCGGTGGATTTCACTTCAGCCCTTGCGCTGCTCGCCGAATATAACGCGGTGCTGCTTGCCCGCGAAGGGGTCGACGCGCTTCCTGGAGCGGGGGACGCTCTGGCTTCGACTGGCCCGCAGTCGCCTTCAAATGTCGCCGTGGTCGTCGGCCCGGAGGGCGGATTTGCCCGCGAGGAAGTGGAGGCGCTAGCCGGCATTGGGGCTGTAGAGTTCACCCTCGGGGATATGGTGCTCAGGACCGAGACGGCAGGTATCGTTTCTGTATCGCTGGTTTTGTACTCTCTCGGCGCCTTGGGCGGGCGCTCCAAATGA